The genome window AAGGTCATGTCCAAATGATAGTAGTTACCCTTGTATGAGCCTAATCTTGCTCCTAATTCGGCGGGACTTTCTACCCGACGGGCAATGATCGCATCTTTAATATTGGGTGCATATTCTGCCAGCTTGTTAATTACGTTATCAGCAGTCTGATTTTTTAGCTCATCTGTCCAGCCAGTACCATATAATCCCGTCCCTGCTTTGTCTGCGATCTGATACGGGGCAAAAAATTCAATCCAGAGGGTGTGCTTGCCTTCTGGGGCAAGGGTAGGATCTAGTACGCTGGGGATATCGAGATACATTGACGGGTTGGCATCGGGAATTTGACCCATAGTGGCTAAAGAGTGTGCCTGTTCTACATGAGCTACAGAGTCAGCAATTAATATTGTGCCGATTAAATGTTCGTTTAAATGTTCGTTTTCTGCTTCGTAAGCAGTAAAACGCGGTAGTTCAGATAAGGCGCAGTCAATTTTGAGAATGGTTTCGTTATTATTGGTAATCCGACGGTCAACTTTATCTCTCAGGTTAGGAGCGATCGCCTCAGGAGCAACTAACTGTAAAAACAATCTGCGCACATCAATATTGGAAATTACGGCTCGCTTGGCGCGGTATTCTTGTCCCCCAACTATTTTGACCCCAACAGCGCGATTATCTTCGACAATTACCTCTTTGACCATTTGCTCGGTTAAAATTTTGCCACCCTTTGCCGTGACTAATTTAACTAACGCCTGGATCAACGCACCTGTTCCTCCTTTGGGTCGAGCCATACCTGGGTGGTGGCGCATGGCTAACATCATCAATCCTGCGGTAATCCCTTTTTGGGAAGGAGCTGCGCCAATTTCAGCAGCCAATCGGGCAAGGGGAGCTTTGACTAATTC of Coleofasciculaceae cyanobacterium contains these proteins:
- a CDS encoding NAD(P)/FAD-dependent oxidoreductase, with translation MEAYDAIVIGAGHNGLVCAAYLLNAGYSVLLLEKRPVPGGAATTEEAIPEEAPGFKFNLCAIDHEFIFLGPIIAELQLQKYGLEYLTCDPHTFCPHPDGKYFLAHQSLAKTRAAIARYSERDADKYVEFITYWSKLMSAIAPFFNAPPQSILGIAKGYKGKNLADLLALAGSKDKALNFIRTMITAPEDLLNEYFDTELVKAPLARLAAEIGAAPSQKGITAGLMMLAMRHHPGMARPKGGTGALIQALVKLVTAKGGKILTEQMVKEVIVEDNRAVGVKIVGGQEYRAKRAVISNIDVRRLFLQLVAPEAIAPNLRDKVDRRITNNNETILKIDCALSELPRFTAYEAENEHLNEHLIGTILIADSVAHVEQAHSLATMGQIPDANPSMYLDIPSVLDPTLAPEGKHTLWIEFFAPYQIADKAGTGLYGTGWTDELKNQTADNVINKLAEYAPNIKDAIIARRVESPAELGARLGSYKGNYYHLDMTLDQMIFLRPLPEIANYTTPIKNLYLTGAGTHPGGSISGMPGRNCARVFFQQQQPLVKAQQSLNSGLRSLLGID